The region GCAGCTGCAGTCCAGGACCCAGAAGCACAAAAAGAACAAGTTTGAAATACCAGGTGCATCCGAGAGAACCACGACAGGGATTGATATGTTATAGCCCAGGACATGAACCTAGCAATAAAGATATCATTGCGATTGTTTGCGGCTTCCACGCCATGTAAAGCCGGAGGCGCCGGAGCAGGCTGCTTTCTGGCAGCGGCGGCTCTgcctccccgggctcccccggcGCCCTCCGCCAAACCCGAGCACCTGTTGGCCAGACCCCGGCCCCGTCGTGGGAATCGCCCCCCGACCACGCTTCCAGGTCCCGGCAGCGCGGTTTGTCGTGGAGTTATTTAGGACCATTCCCACCGGCTGCGGGATGCTTTGGGAAGCGGGAGGTTTACCAGGGGACACTCAACTGGTGTTTGTTCGGCCTCGCAGCTGGTCCTCGGTGCCAGCGAGAGAGGCGTGAATGGGAGAGGGATGGGAGCCCGGGCTGGGGATCCCTCGCAGGGCGCTCGCCCGACTGCCAGCAGCCGAGAAGCCCTGGGAACGGCGGCGGGACGGGTTCACAGTGCCCAGGGCGGCTCTGCCCGCGCACCGCGCTGCTCGGGAGGCCCCGcgcctccccagcccctcgccgACCCTGCGGGCGAGCGGACCGACGCCTCCAGCCCTTCGGGCTCGGGGCGGGGGTCTTGTTGCCgtattttggtttatttcatttttattaaaaaatgccGGGTTGTCCGTTTCGGACGATTACATCGGCTTTTCACCTGCAGCATCGCGAGTGGCGCCGGTCCCGGGAGGGCAGCGCCGGCCCGCACCCCCAGAGCCCGCGCCTCCCTCCTGGCAGCCTGCGGGAAGCCAGCGGGCTGACAGTGTCTCCGacaccaccctcccacccccagcgAGGCTGGGCATTTCCCCCACTTTTGTTCTCTCCTGCCCCGCTTTGCAGCCCCCAGTCCCCGCGGGGATGCggagagcgggggggggggggggcgggaagggagGATACGGACTGGTCCCGGGACCCGGGCGGGCCTCCCCCGTCCCGCCGGGGCGCCGtcggggcagagcggccggggAGGGGTGGCCCCCGCGGGAACCGGTGCGGGCTTTCAGGGGGGCGGTGGGGGCTCCGGGGGCGTGACGGGGGCGCGGGGGAGGCGGGgagcccctgcccggggctcgccgtggggagggggggcagccctggAAGGTGCAGCCatcaccgcccccccccccccccccccccccccccgctcacgGCCGCGGGGAGAGGCGGCTGGGAACGGGCGTTGCGTGGCTGTCAGTCACGCCTGCCCCCACGCTGGTCCTTACCGCGCCGAGCCgtgttccccaccagcagccccctcccccaaaaaagcTGCGGGCCGGGCTCGCGGGACCCGCGGAGTCCCGCCGGGtcccgccgggccgggggaccTGCACAGGCGCTTTCCTCCTGCCCTGTGCGGCGGGATTTTGTCGCAGGAGCGCGACGCTGGGGTGAATGGATGATGAGTCGGTCAAAAGGAGCTGTCAGTCTCTTTGAAGATTGCGTTTAAAGGGACTTGCCAAGTCAAGACGGGAGAGTGACAAGATAGAGACCCTGGTGTTTTACATGCGAAGGCCGGCTCTTCCGCTTCATCTGCACCATACTAAAGGATGTGTTGAAGCATTGAATCACAAAAAAAAGTGGCACGCCGAAGAAAAGGTGCCACATAACAATGATTGTAGTGTTTTAATTGTGGGGGACCGCATCACCAAAGCCAATTGAGACGGACGGGGCTATACACAGAAGGAAACGGTACAACACTTCCATAACTTATAATTAAGCTGAAGTCCGACTAACATTTGACTTTCTAATGAGTGTAATGAGATTACATGCCTGATGGAAGCATTTGTGCAAAAGCGACTTTCTGTGTTTAATGAGGTCCTAATACAGGACAAGATCGAATTATAGGTCGGCTCTTTTTCTCGCTCAAAGAGCCCCGTTTAAGTTCAATGACACCGGTGCTgcccgcctcccgcccgccgccggacGGGGCGAGGCTCGCAGCCGGTCAGCCCCGCCGGCAGTCCGGGCTCGCACTAAAAATGAGCAAAGAGATAAGCAAAGcacacacccccctgcccccgccccggtCCAGCCTCGGCGTGTTTGTGTGGGTAAGTAGCTCCCCTAATTGCTATTGGAAGAGATCCATGCCATCCGCGCTAGGGAACGAAATGTGTCTAACTAGGTTAATGCAATTAGCATGCATGCAACATATTGTTCCGACTTTGCggcagctttgaaaaaaaaaaaaaaaaagggggcgggggggggcagagatGTTCGGTCTATGATGAGTAATAATTATCCCCTGGCTCACCCGGGCCGTTCCCATCCGCCCGGGCACCGCGCGGGGACAGCGCTGCCCCGGCCGAGGGCCGGCCCGGGCATCTGGGGCTCTCCCGGGGGCCGAGCCGTCGGGGCTGAGCCGCGGCTGCCACGGGAAAATCCGCACCTGCGGCGCCGGgccgagccccctccccagccccgggccgccccccccgggcccgccgGTAGCActtgcagcccccccggcccgcccagtccctgccgccccctcccctcgcccccgGGGCAGGTGCAGCCCAGCCGCCCCCCCAGCAGCCGGGCACGCTGAGCTGGGGCTGCCGGAGCGACTCTGCCACCAGTTGCACGACGGCTTCGcctccccccctcgccccccctctcctccccccggCATCCTCCGGGCGAGGGCTGCGGGGGCTGTTTCCCAGGCGGAGCCGGGGCGCGGCCCGTGGAAAGCCGGGGGGCCACGCACCCCCTGGGGCCCAGCCTGCTCGGCCCccagcctgccccccccccccccccggcacttTTGGGAAGAGCTTTGTCCGGCTCCGGGTAGCGCGCCCATCCccgtggcggcggggccgggggtaCAGGGCAGCGGtgggggacacgcacacacacgccaGGTTGGCGATGCGGGCCCCGGGTGTTTCAGCTGGAAACCAGGAGCGGAGCAGAAGCGCTGAAAGGAAGGGACCTCCGAGAGATAGACAAAGACATCAGTTGGAAGCACTTCAGGAGAGGACGTCAGAAGGggtggagagaaggggaaagtgTCCCCCCCCGGCTCTATAAGAGCAGCCGGAGCCGGCGGTGGGGCGGAGTGGGGCCGCCGTCTGGGCGGAGGGTGCCGGCTGGGGCGCgctcccggccccccggccccgggggtctccccgctgccccccgcggaCCAgaccgggccgggccgcgcctgCACTGCGGGGCTTCCTCGGGACGCGCGGGGGGTCTCGGCAGCACCCCCCACAAGTACACTGCTCCACAAGGTACAGTCCGGGTTTATTATTAACAAACACAGGAAGAGTCCACGTGcggcaataaattattttcacaggttctggcatatttttttcccccaaaaaaaggtGCTGGTGGAATAAACCTATTgcatatctttaaaaaatcaggataaattatataaattatgtATTCAAAACAGACGATTCTACCTCTATCACTACTCcgtaataaatatataaataaagttGATTGCCCTTAGAGTCTGAATCTTAAATTACATTTACAATAGAGGTCTCTACATACAGCATGTacagggcggggcgggggccacCCGCGCGGCGCCTTCACGCCACGAAGTCGAAGGGGGGCTCGTTCTCGATGTCGTTGAGGGAGGGTTTGTTGTTCACCTTCCGCGGGTCCTCAGGGGTCCACACTTTGGCTGTCCGGATGATGTTTTGTTCCTTGAGTTGCTTTTCGTCGGTCCACGACAGCGAGTGACCGGCCAGCGGGGGGAGTCCGTAGTCGGGGTCGCTCGGGGAGGGAGATCCTGGGGGGAGAAAGGCGGGGGGGTTATTGCCGGGGCCGGCATTCCTGCGGAGagcggagccgggccgggccgtccCGGGCCGCCACTTACGTGTGCCGCGGTGGCAGATGATGATTTTCTTGGGCTGGCTGGGGCTCTCGCTGCTGGCGCTGCGCAGCGGCAGGTCGGACTGCACCAGCTCGCTGAGGAAGTTGATGTAGCCGATGGCCAGGCGCAGCGTGTCCACCTTGGAGAGCCGCTTCTCGTAGGGCAGCGTGGGGATGTGCGAGCGCAGCCCCTCGAAGGCGTCGTTGATGGACTGCATCCGCCGCCGCTCCCGCACGTTGGCGGCCTGGCGGAGCTGCTGCAGCTCCGCCTCGGAgcgcacccgccgccgccgcttggCCGAGCCCAGCGCCTGCAGCCGCCCCTCGGGGGACAGCagcgccgcgccccccgccccgcagcacTCGTAGGCGAAGCCGGGCGAGCCGGGCGACGGCGGGAAGGTGGCGGCCGGCGCCGGGCAGCGGTAGCCGCCCTCGGGGTCGCCGCCGTCGCGGTAGTAGTAGTCCTGCAGCTGCCGGCTGAGGAAGTCCACGTCCGGCTCCAGCAGCCCCTCGGCGGCCAGCGCGTCCCGGGGGGGCGGCTCGGGGAACAGGTCCTCCTCGTCGAAGTAGGGGGGCGAGGAGAAGGACTCCAGCCCCCCGGGGAagtgctccagcagcaccgtctCCATGctgcgcccggccccggcggggacggggcgggacgggacggcAGCGCCGCCGGGACGCGCCTGCAGCCACTCCCGCCGGCCCGCTGGCCGAGCCGCCCCgacggcagcggcggcggcggggcccgggcccccgcccctgccctgccctgccctgccctccccgcccCTGGGCGGccgggccgctgccgccgctctcCGGGGAGGAGGCCGGAGCCGGTTGGCGCGGCCGGCGGCACGCGAGGAGTCTTATAACGACATCCCCGGGCGCGTGCCGCTGACCGCCGCCGCCAGCCAATCAGCGAgcgccggggggggcgggagggcgggcgggaaggggggggtggCCGGTCCCCCCCCGTCGGGGGACACCGCGGCGCTCCCGGCGGCCGAggggcggcgccgcggcgggcaccgggggcggagggggggaggggggagcgggagggccccgccggtgcccccccgccgagcccccccgcccAGGGCCGGGCTCGGAGCCCGCGGCCGTGCGTCGGTCCCCGCCCCGTCGGGCGAGCAGCCCCGGTCCGCCCCGGCCACCTCTCCCCACAGGCCGCTGGCCGAAGGTGCGCGTTGGTAGCCACCGGCTTAGCTCACCCCGGGGCACCGGGGAGGGGGTCACCCCCGCGgatgcttccccccacccccagcgcTCTTCTGGCTCCCGCAGCGGggccgccagcccccgccgccggcggagCCGCTGtcggggcgggcagcgggtggCTCGGTGTCGCGGGGTTCCTCGCGGCGTTTGAAACGAAGGCGGTTCTACCGTGACATCTAAAGGCATCACGTCAGCTCTTGCGCCCGGCCGCGTCGCGTCGGTCCTTTCCCTGCTCCCCTCGTCCTCTCCGGACGAGCTCGCCTGGCGGAGGCCCGGTTAATAATTCCCTGAGTGACTCTCACTGATGAAAGCCTCACAGATTCTCACTGGGGTGAAATGGATTACCCGGCAGATTAGCGGAGGATTATCTCTGTCATTAGCGCTGCAACAGTTTGCCCGGCAGAGTCTGTCGAGTTTTATCGAAAGTGACTTTGCAGTGTGCCCCCAGCCCGGGCAGAGATCAAACCCCGAGTGGAAACGGACCCCGCTCTATCAGCAGAGCAAGACAGGGCCAGCTCCGGGAGGGTAATAAATGACCCCGACTTCAAAGCGGCGGACGACGCCGTGATAAGGACAGGGAAACGCGTGAGTCACGGGAGGGAACAAAGAGCTTTGCGAGAACCACTTCTTGGGAAGTCCTGTCTGCGGACGGACCACGCGAATAGgcgaggagggaaggaggaaagcttcGCGCGAAGACAGGGACGCGCCCACGCGTGGCCGGGGTGTTACCGTCGGTTTGGCTTACAGGGGGGGCCGCTGCAGCCCTCCCGGAACGGGGAAACTGAGGGGTGCCTTCCCCACCGAGGGGCAATGCGACGGCGAAGCGGCTCCCCGTTCACGTCCAGCCAGaactgggggggcagggggaggtggatgagggggagaggcgggagctgcGGGCCCGGGGAGCGCCTCCAGCCGCGGGTCTCCGCTGCGGGCATCGCCGGCCAGTGCCCTCTGCGGCGCTGGCAGCCCCCGCCGGCTCCCCTCCGCCTCAGGGGCCGGCAGGCCGGCGGGCCCTGCTGTGCTGCCCACTCCCCATGGGGTGGGCGTGGGAGCCCAGGGTGGAGAGACCCGAGGAGGGCTCCAGCGCTCCCCCCTGCTCGCAGCCGGAGCAGCTGCGAGGCCGGACCAGGTCGCTCAGGGCTTTACCCGGTCTGGTCCCGAAAACCGGGGCCGCCGGTGCTGCTGCTCCATCTCCTCGGTGGTTCCCTTAGGGATATAACGCTTGAACCTCTCCCGTTTCTCAGGGTGGAAAAGGCTCTCCGTGCGTCCGGACTCCTGTCCACTGTCCCTCAACCTCGCACCCCGCACCGCTGCCAAAACCCAAGCTCCTGGCCGCCCATCCTCCCAGGCTCTGGCACGGTGCTGCGGGATCCCCCCGCCACCGCCTGCGCCCTCGGCTGAGCCAGCCACGTTtccgcagcccccgccccgccccgggcagccgctCCAGCCTCCGACGCCGCGTTGGCCCTTCGCCCCTTAACGCGTGGGGGTGTTTCCCGCACCGCCTGTCCCAGTGCCGGGAATAACCCCTTCCCTCGCCCTCCCGGGCTGTGACGGTGCTCATGCAGCCCAGGGACGCTGCGGGCACCCTGCGCGGCCAGGGCACGGGGCGGGCTCCACCGGCTCCCCCGGCCTCCCCAGCGCCGCAATCTGGGGAGCGCTCCGAGcggcgcggagcgcggcgggagggagcccccccgctgccccccagccgcAGCACCTGAGGGACGCGCCTGGGAAAGCAAACGTAGCTTCGGCACCCCACGGGCACGGCTGTGCCTCCCCTTCCCCGGCCCGGGGTTTCCTGGGAGGTCGCACCGCCCTCTTACACCGCCAGCACACCCTGCGCCCCCCTTTGCCCTCCCCAGCGccgaggggggggcaggggggaatgTGTGTGTAGATGCGTGGCGTCCCCACACCAGCCGAGCGGGAGGCGCTGGTGGGAGAGCAGGGACCCGCCGTGCCCGGCCCCtgaggctgctggggggggatgggggggtgcccccccccccgccatgacCCCCCGCAGCCTCCAGTTCAGCCGCAGGCGGTCCCACAGCGGCGCAGCCGAGGCGCGGTCCCCGCGCCCCTGTCCCGTGTCacccgccggcggcccggccccagGCCTGCGCGGACCCCGCGGGACAGgagctctgcccgccgcccctccggTCCCCGCTGGGGCACGCCGGGACGCCTGCCCCATCCTCCCCCACGGCTGCCGGGGGAGAATCTCCTTTTGCGAAAGAGAATGCGGCAGCTCCttgtccccctccctccctgcctggcacGGGGCGAGCGCGGCCGGGGAATGAACGCTACGGGTGAAGGCGTCAGCTCTAGAAGCACGAGTATAAATCTAGCCCACACTGTAGATGAAGTCCTCTCGGATCCATGTCATTCCTACTCCGAAACgctgggaaaaagaagaaagcaaacccCTAAATCCTAACAACGCTGAGGTGATTTCGGGGGGATTTCCTGGCCGCAGAGCTGGCTCTGTTCCCTTCCGGCATGCCCAAGGAGCCGTCGCCCGTGGGGTGGCGAGTCCTCGCTCGGGCCGCACTCCGGCTGCAGGCGGGGAGTTCAAAGCCGATGCGCAAACCACATCGAGTCGCCCCTGTCACCGCCGCACCCACTCGAGACACATACACACGCAGTCACACACATTCCTACGCTGACCCACGGCCCGCCCGGCAGCATCTCCCCCAGGTAAGACAGCCCAAGCGCCCCTGAAACAGGCTCTTCTTCCCCCCAAAGCCTCTGCCACCAGCCTTCTCCCAGCGCAGCTCTTTGGCCAcgggctgtccctgtccccgagAGCAAGACGGGCCCCACGGCACCTCTCGTTAAGGCGGCGGCGAAGCACCTGCCCGGCGGCCAAGCCCGACAGCTTGAGGGGCCGATGAGGGAGGAGAAGCAGGATCCCTGCTGTCGCGGTACGGACCGTGCGTGCCCGAGAGTCCgtggggctctgctctggcccACGGCGGTATCGCGTGGATACGCCAGCGTGGGCCCTGCAGCGCCGGGCAGGGAATGTCACACTACTGTGGCACGACACCAGCGGGCCACAGAGCTCGGGCGGTGGTCTGGGAGGCCGGCCCCTGCGGTCTGTCCGTCCCTGCGGGGCAGCTCCGTCAGGACCGACGAGCATTTCGCGGCGCCCTGTGGCCGCCTGGCAGCTCCCGACGACGGGAGCGCGCTGCTGGGGGAAGCAGAGGGATATTTTGGGAGCCCACCGATTCCAAAGAGTCGGGGCCTTGGAGCCTGTCTTGAAACCGTTCAGACCTAGAAGATCTTTGGAAAGTTTGCGAGCGGCGCCCCAGGGAAGTTGTGCGATGCGTGGGGCTGGTCTCGCACGGCCCCTCTCCCCTTCGCCGGGCACGGCTGGCGCCCTGCGtgtgcggggggtgggggggaaggcaGGGAAACACCGCGGTTCCCTCGCTATGCCGAGCTCAGCCCTCGCCCTGCGGCAGGGACGGCTTTAAAATTCGAGCGATTCCAGGGTTGTACATCCGC is a window of Athene noctua chromosome 2, bAthNoc1.hap1.1, whole genome shotgun sequence DNA encoding:
- the PTF1A gene encoding pancreas transcription factor 1 subunit alpha, encoding METVLLEHFPGGLESFSSPPYFDEEDLFPEPPPRDALAAEGLLEPDVDFLSRQLQDYYYRDGGDPEGGYRCPAPAATFPPSPGSPGFAYECCGAGGAALLSPEGRLQALGSAKRRRRVRSEAELQQLRQAANVRERRRMQSINDAFEGLRSHIPTLPYEKRLSKVDTLRLAIGYINFLSELVQSDLPLRSASSESPSQPKKIIICHRGTRSPSPSDPDYGLPPLAGHSLSWTDEKQLKEQNIIRTAKVWTPEDPRKVNNKPSLNDIENEPPFDFVA